From Caldilineales bacterium, a single genomic window includes:
- a CDS encoding NAD(P)H-binding protein: protein MSSTPIHAVTGAFGYSGKYIAQRLLAAGRTVITLTNSTDRANDFGGRLPVYPFHFDQPDELARSLAGVEVLYNTYWVRFNHKLFRHADAVHNTLILFEAAQRAGVQRIVHISITNPAEDSPLEYFSGKARLERALIESGLSYAILRPTVLFGKEDILINNIAWLLRHLPVFGVFGDGSYRLQPVYVDDLAALAVAQGAASANAILNAIGPETFTYRQLVTTIGQLIGARRPVIGVPPAVGYWVGRAVGGLVGDVTITREEIAGLMANLLYVDTPPTGTTKLTDWIAAHADSLGRRYTSELARRVDRVGAYRSN, encoded by the coding sequence ATGTCCAGCACACCCATCCACGCCGTCACCGGCGCCTTCGGCTACTCCGGCAAATACATCGCCCAGCGCCTGCTGGCTGCGGGGCGCACGGTGATCACCCTGACCAACTCGACCGACCGCGCCAACGATTTCGGCGGCCGCCTGCCGGTCTACCCCTTCCACTTCGACCAGCCCGACGAGCTGGCGCGCTCGCTGGCGGGGGTCGAAGTGCTCTACAACACCTATTGGGTGCGTTTCAACCACAAGCTCTTCCGCCACGCCGACGCCGTGCACAACACCCTCATCCTCTTCGAGGCAGCCCAACGCGCCGGAGTGCAGCGCATCGTCCACATCAGCATCACCAACCCCGCCGAAGACTCGCCGCTGGAGTACTTCAGCGGCAAAGCGCGGCTGGAGCGGGCGCTGATCGAGTCGGGTCTCTCCTATGCCATCCTCCGCCCCACCGTCCTCTTCGGCAAAGAAGACATCCTGATCAACAACATTGCCTGGCTGTTGCGCCATCTGCCGGTCTTCGGCGTCTTTGGCGACGGCAGCTACCGGCTGCAACCGGTCTATGTGGACGATCTGGCGGCGCTGGCCGTGGCGCAGGGCGCGGCCAGCGCGAACGCCATCCTCAACGCCATCGGCCCAGAGACCTTCACCTACCGCCAACTGGTGACGACCATCGGCCAGCTGATCGGGGCGCGGCGGCCGGTGATCGGCGTGCCGCCGGCCGTGGGCTACTGGGTGGGCAGGGCGGTCGGCGGCCTGGTGGGAGATGTGACCATCACCCGTGAGGAGATCGCCGGGCTGATGGCGAACCTGCTTTACGTGGACACGCCACCGACCGGGACGACCAAGCTCACCGACTGGATCGCCGCCCACGCCGACAGCCTGGGCCGGCGCTACACCAGCGAGTTGGCGCGGCGGGTGGATCGGGTGGGCGCGTATCGGAGCAATTGA
- a CDS encoding ROK family protein, with protein sequence MTEQPSKHEVRVKPWVVGIDLGATKIRLGLVSPQDAIVAARQIPTNATEGANAVVERIVTEVDALAGDLPSDSRIAAVGICSPGPVDHVSGMLLDPPNLQGLHHTPLRDLLAARLSLPVVIEHDAKAAALGDYYFGAGRGARDMIFIVVGTGVGAAMIFAGKLFRGAHNSAGEIGHTTIDHEGEPCHCGSRGCVETFMSGPSLARHYRQARATAGQPVGEITGGEVAQAAAGGDPVAVEVMQQAGRALGAAVATLAMITDVDLYVIGGSVAKAGDLLLAPAREAAPGYSFASVSSRIRILPTALHDDGPLLGCAWLARQNLPPASA encoded by the coding sequence ATGACAGAACAACCGAGCAAACACGAGGTGCGTGTGAAACCCTGGGTAGTTGGCATCGACCTCGGCGCCACCAAGATCCGGCTGGGACTGGTCAGCCCGCAAGACGCCATTGTGGCGGCGCGCCAGATTCCTACGAACGCGACCGAAGGCGCCAATGCCGTTGTCGAGCGGATTGTGACGGAAGTGGACGCCTTGGCCGGCGATCTGCCCAGCGATAGCCGCATCGCTGCTGTAGGTATTTGCAGCCCCGGGCCGGTGGACCACGTCTCGGGCATGCTACTGGACCCGCCCAATTTGCAGGGCCTACACCACACACCGCTGCGCGACCTGTTGGCGGCGCGGCTAAGCCTGCCGGTGGTGATCGAGCACGACGCCAAGGCGGCGGCGCTGGGCGATTACTATTTCGGCGCCGGCAGGGGCGCGCGGGACATGATCTTCATCGTCGTGGGCACGGGCGTGGGCGCTGCGATGATCTTCGCTGGAAAGCTCTTTCGAGGCGCCCACAATTCGGCCGGCGAGATCGGTCACACCACGATCGACCATGAAGGTGAGCCATGCCATTGTGGGTCGCGCGGCTGTGTGGAAACGTTCATGAGCGGCCCCTCCCTGGCCCGACACTATCGACAAGCCAGGGCGACGGCAGGCCAGCCGGTGGGTGAGATCACGGGCGGCGAGGTGGCGCAGGCAGCCGCCGGAGGTGATCCCGTGGCGGTCGAGGTCATGCAGCAGGCCGGGCGCGCTTTGGGGGCGGCGGTGGCCACCCTGGCCATGATCACCGATGTCGATCTGTACGTCATCGGCGGTAGCGTGGCCAAAGCCGGCGACCTGCTCCTGGCCCCGGCGCGGGAAGCTGCACCCGGCTACAGCTTTGCCTCGGTCAGCTCGCGCATCCGCATCCTGCCCACGGCCCTGCACGATGATGGCCCCCTTCTGGGCTGCGCCTGGCTGGCGCGGCAGAATTTGCCCCCGGCCAGCGCCTGA
- a CDS encoding heme-binding protein: MYTVPHLSHADAAHIIDTIRAELERRGQGAAIAVTDAHGELLAFLRTDGCKLPSITIAINKAFTAARERQESAAIGQSSREKGFPMTNFGDPRYTAWGGGVPLVSQGVVVGGVGVSGLPEAEDMVLAAMAASLIAD, from the coding sequence GTGTATACCGTCCCCCATCTCTCCCACGCCGACGCCGCCCACATCATCGATACCATCCGCGCCGAGCTAGAGCGCCGGGGCCAGGGCGCAGCCATCGCCGTCACCGACGCCCACGGCGAACTGCTGGCCTTTCTGCGCACCGATGGCTGCAAGCTGCCCTCGATCACGATTGCCATCAACAAGGCTTTCACCGCCGCTCGCGAGCGCCAGGAATCGGCCGCCATCGGGCAGTCGTCGCGGGAGAAAGGTTTCCCCATGACCAACTTCGGCGACCCGCGCTACACGGCCTGGGGCGGCGGCGTCCCTCTCGTCAGCCAGGGCGTGGTGGTGGGCGGCGTGGGCGTCAGTGGGCTGCCCGAGGCCGAAGACATGGTGCTGGCGGCCATGGCTGCGAGCTTGATCGCCGACTGA